A window of the Podospora bellae-mahoneyi strain CBS 112042 chromosome 6, whole genome shotgun sequence genome harbors these coding sequences:
- the RPC82 gene encoding RNA polymerase III subunit C82 (BUSCO:EOG092610QT; COG:K; EggNog:ENOG503NZ6S) gives MLVTAPLAEFCTLTIDEIYGELPSRIYASLLMRGRSTIQQLAGDTGMNARQLRHGLALLLQHNLLHYHLDVGSPHYFYEANVEHAYNLARTGKILQMVEETHGAAAKDVMQTIILTGLTRVGDLVDAYQNRIDRMNRIKEKLKAEEDPFGNGVESHEVNGEPKPKPTPQSSKSDPLISSIADLNKIIYKLVEAELLIGVHKTSFESPEDLLATIESDIQKTYPGGEVKGNKAKAEYKDKVAEALRKNRSESRSLKRKLEQNGLSAKRRKLFDGAASANGTPDGEMDLGIDPQQVMCINYEKCLVELRNRRLMHYAEEAFGQTTSWVYASLLNLLSKDISRCRDDPITDHYERDEEKPAPVVVTTSQLLDVLKTSLDLSVGLGQVDADKISVTAAEKIAELPPRKKFFIDVQAEADANASSDDDDEGEDVKPATNGVNGVNGTHVTNCVNGTAKRVDRRTQLRQHLLLLSESTQGFLRHCGAEEWTVDFVPLMAALRQAEIDATIENTVGREGVRLVRMLRAKGKLDEKAIMSVALMRKADMSKKLAEMHKYGFVQTQEVPREAKADVKKSFFLWYFDGTMALERILDVSYKTMIHSLQVLDTLREKDQHVLSLIKRSDVKGQEDDKLRKIHKEKLTQFLKLERMLLGQIQRVDDLVAVLRDY, from the exons atgttggtg ACCGCGCCTCTCGCAGAGTTTTGCACTCTGACCATCGACGAGATCTATGGCGAGCTGCCCTCGAGGATCTACGCATCGCTTCTCATGCGAGGCAGAAGCACGATCCAACAGCTCGCTGGTGACACCGGCATGAACGCGCGCCAGCTCCGTCACGGTCTCGCCCTGCTTTTGCAGCATAATTTGCTGCACTACCATCTCGATGTCGGGTCGCCCCACTATTTCTACGAGGCCAATGTTGAACATGCCTACAACCTCGCGCGTACGGGGAAAATCCTTCAGATGGTCGAGGAGACCCATGGAGCGGCTGCCAAGGATGTGATGCAAACCATCATTCTGACAGGCTTAACACGAGTCGGCGATCTTGTGGATGCGTACCAGAATCGAATCGACAGGATGAACAGaatcaaggagaagctcaaggcagaggaggatCCATTCGGCAATGGCGTAGAGTCGCATGAAGTGAACGGCgaacccaagcccaagccaaccccccaatccagCAAATCGGACCCCTTGATCAGCAGCATCGCCGACCTGAACAAGATCATCTACAAGCTGGTTGAGGCCGAGCTACTTATTGGGGTTCACAAGACAAGCTTCGAGAGTCCCGAAGACCTGTTGGCGACCATCGAGTCCGACATCCAAAAGACATACCCTGGCGGCGAAGTCAAAGGAAACAAGGCCAAAGCCGAGTACAAGGACAAGGTGGCTGAGGCGTTGCGCAAAAACCGAAGCGAATCGAGATCCCTGAAGCGGAAACTGGAGCAGAATGGTTTGTCTGCAAAGCGACGCAAGTTGTTCGACGGTGCCGCTTCGGCCAATGGTACGCCTGATGGAGAGATGGACCTTGGTATCGAT CCACAACAAGTGATGTGTATCAACTACGAAAAGTGCCTTGTGGAGCTACGGAATCGTCGCCTCATGCACTATGCTGAGGAGGCCTTTGGACAGACGACTTCTTGGGTGTATGCCTCGCTTTTGAACCTTCTTAGCAAGGACATCTCTCGCTGCCGCGACGACCCAATCACCGATCATTATGAGAGGGATGAAGAGAAACCTGCGCCTGTTGTGGTCACGACATCACAGCTTCTGGACGTTCTGAAAACCAGCCTTGATCTTTCTGTGGGGCTCGGCCAAGTGGATGCCGACAAGATCTCGGTCACAGCCGCCGAGAAGATTGCAGAACtgccgccgaggaagaagttcTTCATTGACGTCCAAGCCGAAGCTGACGCCAATGCTAGctccgatgatgatgatgaaggggaggatgtcaagCCTGCGACAAATGGTGTTAACGGCGTGAATGGGACCCATGTGACGAACTGCGTCAATGGGACGGCCAAACGGGTGGACCGCCGAACTCAGCTCCGGCAACACTTGTTGCTTCTATCAGAAAGCACGCAGGGCTTTTTGCGGCATTGTGGAGCGGAAGAATGGACGGTCGACTTTGTACCGTTGATGGCAGCCTTGCGACAGGCCGAAATCGATGCGACCATTGAGAATACGGTAGGCCGCGAGGGTGTTCGACTAGTGCGCATGCTGCGGGCCAAGGGCAAGCTGGACGAGAAGGCGATTATGAGCGTAGCTCTCATGCGAAAAGCCGACATGTCGAAAAAGCTGGCAGAGATGCACAAGTACGGTTTCGTTCAGACGCAAGAAGTGCCCAGGGAGGCCAAGGCAGACGTGAAGAAGTCATTCTTCCTCTGGTATTTCGACGGCACCATGGCGCTTGAGCGAATTCTCGACGTTTCGTACAAGACGATGATCCACTCCCTCCAAGTGCTCGATACGCTTCGGGAGAAGGACCAGCACGTCTTGTCCCTGATCAAGCGAAGCGACGTCAAGGGTCAAGAGGACGACAAATTGCGCAAGATCCATAAGGAGAAGCTCACTCAGTTTTTGAAGCTCGAGCGGATGTTACTTGGTCAGATTCAGCGTGTGGACGACCTGGTCGCCGTGCTGCGGGACTACTAA
- the YHM1 gene encoding high copy suppressor of abf2 (BUSCO:EOG09263JTO; EggNog:ENOG503NUAX; COG:C): MSPIAAGGRERESNLARLLGSGSAGIAELAIFHPVDTIAKRLMSNEGKVSSVAKLNTVIFKDKANASAGRKFVSLFPGLGYAAGYKVLQRVYKYGGQPVARDYLGAHYGKDFENAFGKKTGKAIMHSTAGSLIGIGEIVLLPLDVLKIKRQTNPEAFRGRGVLKIVKDEGFGLYRGWGWTAARNAPGSFALFGGSAFAKEFLFGLNDYNKASWFQNFIASIAGASASLVVSAPLDVIKTRIQNRNFDNPESGFRILTNMAKNEGAGAFFKGLVPKLLMTGPKLVFSFWLAQTLIPAFDAAFAGRKVEVERK, translated from the exons ATGTCTCCCATTGCGGCTGGTGGCAGAGAGAGGGAGTCCAACctggcgaggttgttgggttcCG GATCTGCCGGTATTGCCGAGTTGGCTATCTTCCATCCT GTTGACACAATCGCGAAGAGATTGATGTCCAACGAGGGCAAG gtctCGTCCGTCGCCAAGCTCAACACCGTCATcttcaaggacaaggccaaCGCCTCCGCCGGCCGCAAGTTCGTCTCCCTTTTCCCTGGGCTGGGGTATGCTGCTGGGTACAAGGTTCTTCAGCGTGTGTACAAGTACGGTGGTCAGCCCGTGGCGAGGGATTACCTTGGTGCGCATTATGGCAAGGATTTTGAGAACGCGTTTGGCAAGAAGACTGGCAAGGCGATTATGCACTCGACTGCTGGTAGCTTGATTGGTATTGGCGAGATTGTGCTCCTGCCGTTGGATGtgctcaagatcaagaggCAGACCAACCCTGAGGCGttcagggggaggggtgtgctCAAGATTGTGAAGGATGAGGGTTTTGGGCTTTACagagggtgggggtggacTGCTGCGAGAAACGCCCCTGGGTCGTTTGCT CTCTTTGGTGGTTCCGCCTTTGCGAAGGAATTTCTCTTTGGCCTCAACGACTACAACAAGGCGTCGTGGTTCCAGAACTTCATCGCCTCCATCGCCGGCGCTTCTGCGTCTCTTGTCGTTTCGGCCCCCCTCGATGTCATCAAGACCCGCATCCAGAACCGCAACTTTGACAACCCCGAGTCTGGCTTCCGCATCCTGACTAACATGGCCAAGAACGAGGGCGCCGGCGCCTTCTTTAAGGGTCTCGTGCCAAAGCTGCTCATGACCGGTCCCAAGCTGGTGTTTTCGTTCTGGCTTGCGCAGACGTTGATCCCTGCTTTTGATGCGGCATTTGCGGGGAGgaaggtcgaggttgagaGGAAGTAA